The Coprobacillus cateniformis DNA window GATGAATTTATTAAACTATTTGAAGAAAAAACTGGAAGAAAATGTGTAGGAAATTACGCTGAGAGTGGAACTAAAATACTTGATGATTGGGGCGAACATCAAATTCAGACTGGGGATTGGATTGTTTATACTTCAGCAGATTCAGTATTTCAAATAGCAGCTAATGAAGATGTTATTCCTTTGGAAGAACTTTATAAAGCGTGCGATATTGCCAGAGAATTAGCTATGGATGAGAGATGGAAGGTTGGTAGAATCATTGCAAGACCATATATAGGACAGAAAAAAGGAGAATTTAAACGTACTGCTAATCGCCATGACTTGGCATTAAAACCTTTTGGAAAAACTGTTTTAGATTCTTTAAAAGAAAATCATCTTGATGTTATTGGAATTGGTAAAATACCTGATATATTTGTTGATCAAGGGATAACACGCAAAGTAAAAACTGAATCTAATTTTGATGGGATGATAAAGACAATAGAAATCGCTAAAGAGAATTTCACAGGTCTTGCATTCTTAAATTTAGTAGATTTCGATGCTGTGTTTGGACATAGAAGAGATCCTCGGGGATATGGCAATGCTATTATAGAATTTGATAACCAATTAACGGATCTGTTAAGAGAACTTAAAGAAGATGATTTATTAATGATTACTGCTGATCATGGGAATGATCCAACATATAAAGGAACTGATCATACACGAGAGAATGTTCCATTAATTGTTTATAGTAAATCGTTGCATAAACCAAGACACTTAGGTCTCTTAAAAAGTTATGCTGTAATTGGAGCAACAATCGCTGAGAATTTTAAAGTTGAAAATCCTGGTATTGGTCAATCATTAGCAGATAAAATTATATAGGAGCTTGAAGAAGTATATGGATGAAAACAACAAAACAAGACGTGTTATTATTATTTCTTTAGCTGGGTTATTAATTGGAACCTTGCTGTTTATTTTTGGGATTTCTATAAAAGATAGTATTTGGCCAATGATTGTGAATTATATAATTGGATTGGTATTGTATATCTGTTCTTTTTTAGCTGTTTATAATAACAACAAGGTAGATGTTCAGGCTATTTATAAATATATAATGGTATTAGTAGTAATCATGGCTATATTAATTACATTTGCAACACTTTCTCGCATAGTCTAGAATTCACATAATCTATATTATGCGAAGTTGTATATATTTCATGAAAATAAGGGAAGACATTAAATCTTCCCTTATTTTTTTACTTTTCATCTTTATTCGCTTGTTCAAAGGAATCATATAGTTTTGTAACATATTTGCCGTTGAAACAAGACATACATAAGCCACATGTGTGTTCTTGTTTAAAGTGAATAGATTGACTCAATCCATCTTCACTGATAAATGCTAATGAATCTGCTTCTATATATTGGCATAACTCACTAACACTCATTCTATGAGAAATTAATTCTTCTATTGTAGATGTATCAACACCATAGAAACATGGATAACGAATTGCTGGTGAGGCAATGCGAACATGTACTTCTTTTGCACCAGCTTCTTTTAGTAGTTTAACTATACGTTGAGAGGTCGTTCCACGCACAATTGAATCATCTATCAAAATGATGCGTTTTCCATTTACAATAGATGAGACAGCTGATAGTTTCATTCGTACACCCTGCTCTCTCATTTCTTGTGTGGGTTGAATAAATGTACGTCCTACATACTTGTTTTTAACAAGTCCCATCTCATAGGGAATTGAAGAAGCTTCAGCATAACCAATAGCAGCAGAAATGGATGAATCTGGCACTCCAATAACAACATCTGCATCAACTGGTGCTTCATAAAATAATTGTTTTCCTGCCAATTTTCTTGTTGTATGCACATTGATTCCATCTAAGGTACTATCTGGTCTTGAAAAATAAATGTATTCCATTGCACAAATTTTATCAACGACTGGATCTTTTGTATAAGTCATAGCTTTTAATTTTCCATCCTTTACTCGTACAATCTCTCCTGGTTCAACATCTCTTACAAAATTTGCTCCAACAATATCTAATGCACAAGTTTCTGATGCAAATACATAGGCTCCATTTGGGAGGATTCCAATGGATAAAGGTCTTAAACCATATTTATCTCTTGCAACATAAAGGCGATCTTCGATAAGAATCAAGAAAGCAAATGCCCCATCTAACATATCTAAAGATTTGCAAATACGTTCAATCATTTTACCATCTTGTCTTTTGATTAAATGACCTAAGACTTCAGTATCTGAAGATGATGAAAAAATACTACCCTGTTCTTCTAACTCTTTTTTTAGAATATTTGCATTTACTAAATTTCCATTATGACAGATACCTAATGAGCCCTTCATTGTTTTAAATAAAAAAGGCTGAACATTGGCAATGCCACTACCACCAGCTGTGGAATAACGAACATGCCCTATAGCTGCATCACCATCAAGCTGAGCAAGGCGTTTTGCATCAAACACTTCTGTTACTAACCCTTCGCCTTTATGAATGCTAAGTTTATGTCCTTTTTGCACAACAATTCCAGCTGCTTCTTGCCCTCTATGCTGCAAACTATGTAATCCATAATAACAAAGATCAGCAGCATTGTTATGTCCAAAAACACCAAACACACCACATTCTTCATGTAATTCGTCTTGATCAAACATTTTATTAGTCTCCTTGTGATAAATATTTATTAACACAATTAAAATTTACCAAAACGTAGATAATAAGTCAATAAAACTCATTAAAATTAAAGAAAAAAGAATAAAATTCTTCTTTCTTTAATAAATTTCATTAATATATTTGTGTTTATCAAAAGTATCTAACTTTACTTGATTAGACATCATTGTAATAATAAGAGATGACTGCCCTTCTATTTCAACATTTATATCACATTCTAAAATAATATTTTTTGTACTGTTTGAAAAATAAGATAACATAATATTTATAGAATCTTTTGTAAGATAGATAAACTCTGATATTTCAATAGATTCATCATTCTCATGATAAATAAGATATCCATGATCTTTGAAGATAAGAATATTATCCAAAAAAACAAGACATCTTTGAATAAATAACTTCCAATAGTATTCATCACGAATGCGATATTCATCAAATTGTTGCACAAATGCTTCATAATAATCTTTTAAGAGTGAAATATCATCTATAGGGATACAAGGAGACTGTATTAATTTTTCCTTATCTACAGCAATTTTTTGGTGATAATGAGATGCATTAAAACCAAAAGGTTTATAAATTTCTGGATGATACGCTTGTAAATAAATAATTTGATTATTATATTGTTCAAGAACAAATTGTAAAAGTTTTTTCATATACCCTTGTTTTTCAAAATTTTTCTTTGTTGCAACGCCTAATATAAAATAACACTCTCTTATCTGATTGTGAATTTGAATTGATATAGGAACAATTTGTAACATTGAAATCAAATGATTTTTATTCTTAAGAACAAAAGTATATTCCTTATGGTATAAATATTGGAAATAGTAGTTTGTTGTTTCTTCTGTTTCATCTGGGAAATTATCTTTCCAAAGATGAATGATAGATTCTAAATCATCATCAGATGCTTGCCCAATATACTCATCTTTTTCATAAATACGATATTTTTCAATCATCTTGATTGGATGTAGAGAAAGTTTTGATTTTTTTAGATTCTCTAATCCCATATCTTCTTCTCTATTAACATACTGTTCATCAGGAAAATGATGCTCTAACATTTCTTTAAGAATAGCAGGATACAATCCGCGAATATCCTTGTTTGCTTTTTCAACATGTATTTGAATTGTAGAATGCTTCAAACGAGAAGCAATAATGAAAGCTTCCATTTGTCCATTAATAAAAATCCCACCTACTTCAAATTCCAACATGTGTCGAGATGATAAAAGATACATAATGCCTTTAACTTCACTTGTCATAGATTCACTTAAATCTTCTTTCTCACTCTCCCAGCGATTAAGACATTCTAAAATCATATTAAAATCATTAACTAAGTCTAAATCTCTATAAATATAATCAGGATTTTCTTTCAAAAAAGCATTATAGTGATTACGACGCTTCTGCATTTTTTTACCAGATAAAGTTTGCAGCATCATTCGATCATAAACATAATCATCATTCTCGGGTGTACGTGCAAATAAAAGTTTATCTTGATATAATGGCTTGATATATTCAACGAATGTATCAATAGCACAATCAATTATAAATTCAAACTGATGTTTATGACTATACTCTAGCATATAATCAATAGCTTCTCGATAATATTGTGGACTTGTAAAAGGCATTGCCCAGAACTGTGTTCCTTTATAATTATGTAACATAACAACAAAATGTTCATGAATTTCATATTGAATATGATACTCATGGTTCCACATCATCATTGTTACAAAATTTGAATTATATCCTTCATAATTTGCTAAATCCAAGTAAGGTTTAATTATTGAATAATCATCTAATTTTAATTCTTTCATTATTTCTTTCCGAGCAGCATATGTATAAATTGTTTGGCAGTACGCCCAGAAAATCCTCCATTTCTAATTTCCCATTGTAATGCTAAATCATGCAATTCATCTTGATTCATATCAATTTGATAAGTTTTAGCTAATCCATCAACAATATCTAAATAATGTTGCTTATCAGGATGAATATACATAATCTGTACACCGAATCGTGAAACAAGTGATAATTTTTCTTGTTTTGCATCATTGTTATTGATTTCCTGATCATGATTTCTATCATTCCAGGTTTCTTTGATAAGATGGCGACGATTACTTGTTGCATAGATTAAAATGTTATCTGGTTTCTTCTCCAAACCACCTTCGATAACAGCCTTCAAATATTTATACTCGACCTCAAATTCCTCAAAAGACAAATCATCCATAAAAATTATAAACTTATAATTTCTATTTTGAAGTTCATTAATTATTTGAGGCAAAGAAATAAATTGATGCTTATAAACCTCAACCATTCTCAACCCATCTTTATAATACTCATTCAATAAAGCTTTGATGCTGCTTGATTTTCCTGTTCCACTATCTCCATAAAGTAAGACATTATTAGCCTTTTTACCTTCTAAAAAAGCTTCAGTATTGGCTTTTAAACGTTCCTTCTGACTCTCGTAACCAATCAATTGGTCTAATTTATTATTCCCAATATGATCAATTGGTATAATTTTTTCGTTTTGAAAACGAAAAGCTTTATTCAAGCCATACTTCCCTACTCCATATTGACTATAATGATTGTATAATATTTTGTAGAATTCTTCTAGTGAAGTGCTCCAAGAAAGTTGTAATTGTAATTCTGATAACAAATTAAAAATTTCCTGATTAATAATCGGACGACTATGTGGAAAGTGTAAAAAGAGATTCTGATACTGAAAATTTAGGCTGGTAAAATCATAATGGTAAAGTTGATATAATACATTTATATCATTCATGACAACATCTTTTAATGAGTTATTTATAGTTTGCTTACGCTCTAAAGAAAGTGTGAAAATA harbors:
- a CDS encoding phosphopentomutase — translated: MKKYKRVFLIVLDSLGVGDAHDAEAFNDLGANTLGHICESVGGLDLPNLEGMGLGSIGQFKGIHALKNQLAYTARLEEVSNGKDTMTGHWEMMGLKITEPFQTFTETGFPDEFIKLFEEKTGRKCVGNYAESGTKILDDWGEHQIQTGDWIVYTSADSVFQIAANEDVIPLEELYKACDIARELAMDERWKVGRIIARPYIGQKKGEFKRTANRHDLALKPFGKTVLDSLKENHLDVIGIGKIPDIFVDQGITRKVKTESNFDGMIKTIEIAKENFTGLAFLNLVDFDAVFGHRRDPRGYGNAIIEFDNQLTDLLRELKEDDLLMITADHGNDPTYKGTDHTRENVPLIVYSKSLHKPRHLGLLKSYAVIGATIAENFKVENPGIGQSLADKII
- the purF gene encoding amidophosphoribosyltransferase; its protein translation is MFDQDELHEECGVFGVFGHNNAADLCYYGLHSLQHRGQEAAGIVVQKGHKLSIHKGEGLVTEVFDAKRLAQLDGDAAIGHVRYSTAGGSGIANVQPFLFKTMKGSLGICHNGNLVNANILKKELEEQGSIFSSSSDTEVLGHLIKRQDGKMIERICKSLDMLDGAFAFLILIEDRLYVARDKYGLRPLSIGILPNGAYVFASETCALDIVGANFVRDVEPGEIVRVKDGKLKAMTYTKDPVVDKICAMEYIYFSRPDSTLDGINVHTTRKLAGKQLFYEAPVDADVVIGVPDSSISAAIGYAEASSIPYEMGLVKNKYVGRTFIQPTQEMREQGVRMKLSAVSSIVNGKRIILIDDSIVRGTTSQRIVKLLKEAGAKEVHVRIASPAIRYPCFYGVDTSTIEELISHRMSVSELCQYIEADSLAFISEDGLSQSIHFKQEHTCGLCMSCFNGKYVTKLYDSFEQANKDEK
- a CDS encoding GNAT family N-acetyltransferase, with protein sequence MKELKLDDYSIIKPYLDLANYEGYNSNFVTMMMWNHEYHIQYEIHEHFVVMLHNYKGTQFWAMPFTSPQYYREAIDYMLEYSHKHQFEFIIDCAIDTFVEYIKPLYQDKLLFARTPENDDYVYDRMMLQTLSGKKMQKRRNHYNAFLKENPDYIYRDLDLVNDFNMILECLNRWESEKEDLSESMTSEVKGIMYLLSSRHMLEFEVGGIFINGQMEAFIIASRLKHSTIQIHVEKANKDIRGLYPAILKEMLEHHFPDEQYVNREEDMGLENLKKSKLSLHPIKMIEKYRIYEKDEYIGQASDDDLESIIHLWKDNFPDETEETTNYYFQYLYHKEYTFVLKNKNHLISMLQIVPISIQIHNQIRECYFILGVATKKNFEKQGYMKKLLQFVLEQYNNQIIYLQAYHPEIYKPFGFNASHYHQKIAVDKEKLIQSPCIPIDDISLLKDYYEAFVQQFDEYRIRDEYYWKLFIQRCLVFLDNILIFKDHGYLIYHENDESIEISEFIYLTKDSINIMLSYFSNSTKNIILECDINVEIEGQSSLIITMMSNQVKLDTFDKHKYINEIY
- a CDS encoding ATP-binding protein produces the protein MDLNQLIIYRNLTDDPDVLECLLYCTHQTDKNENTFISTMLKLSEKYDLHGHLFQSLITYLLVQHENIFTLSLERKQTINNSLKDVVMNDINVLYQLYHYDFTSLNFQYQNLFLHFPHSRPIINQEIFNLLSELQLQLSWSTSLEEFYKILYNHYSQYGVGKYGLNKAFRFQNEKIIPIDHIGNNKLDQLIGYESQKERLKANTEAFLEGKKANNVLLYGDSGTGKSSSIKALLNEYYKDGLRMVEVYKHQFISLPQIINELQNRNYKFIIFMDDLSFEEFEVEYKYLKAVIEGGLEKKPDNILIYATSNRRHLIKETWNDRNHDQEINNNDAKQEKLSLVSRFGVQIMYIHPDKQHYLDIVDGLAKTYQIDMNQDELHDLALQWEIRNGGFSGRTAKQFIHMLLGKK